attttgttgccggaacaaaaaaatatttttttgaaggttttcggtgtgctgaactcgaatctgtagtcagaaaaaattaatcagctcccgtttttgaaatattaccgttagaaaatgcagtacttcgggccttattcttttatataaggtaaattgtttgagcatatttagtaacggtttttataataactattttccacctttttaaatctgtttaaatctttccgatactTTACTCTTACTTCTCGAGATATCCTTAGTTGTTtgcatatttcataaattttataacgtcattatctcctttatgataatGAAGCCAAAGCCACTTAcatacttcattttaagatatctcgggcaataacaaagatatcggaaagatttgaAAAGAcggaaaatagtttttatagaaaccgttactaaatatcttctaacaattttccttatattaaaaaataaggtccgaagtagtcaaaaaacgttttttttgcattttctaacggtaatatttcaaaaacgggagctgatcaatttttttttacttcggattcgaattcagcacaccgaaaaccttcagaaaattatatttttgtttcggcaacagaacccttgttaaccagtgtaatcatttgttataaaataatgttcaacaaatacaaataaaaacaaaaataacgtattttcattggtataaaaatatattaattgagtacctttattttaacaatcataaatgcaaattttacttcaaaactGGTTCGATCGGTATAGATTGAGTATTTTCCAAGATTTTAATTAGCAAAACTCGTCCCATATGGAAATACAATATTCTTCATTTTACCAGCCACCTGCAATGTCTCATAATGATACGATTTCTCAACAACTGCAAATGGTTGTTCTTTAGTAATATATTGTTGAATTGGAGCCCAATCAACATTAAAACAATTCAAATAATAATCTTTAAGTGGAGTCTCTGCAATTACTTCATAAGACATTGCTTGATTCTCACACCAAATTGTTGCACCTTTACAAATCGATTCCTTTTTAACCATTCCAATTGCCTCTTTTGTTGTTCGGAAAGTAAACAAAGATACAACTGGCAATGGTTTGCCATCAATTTGAAAATGTTCCTGTGGAAAATCCCAAACCAAAGGGAAAACATATTCCGACAATGTTTCTGGTAAAATTGTCTTTGCATTTAATCTAGAAACAATTTCATTGGCTTTCTCAATAGATTCAATCAATTGTAAACTTTGGAGTTCTTCTTTGGTATACGATTTGAGtttggattttagttttgcACTAAAACGTTCAGCACATGATTCCTGGACAAATACACATCGAATTGAATTGGAATTCATTGAATCCAGAGACTTTGCAAGATGATAAGTTGCGGCATCAATGTCAGATGTGTGAAATATCAACATAGCCAAGGGACTAGTAACGTTGGTGGTCATTGCGGTCAACTTTTTTATGGACAATAGGAAGAGATAAGAGAAGTttgataagaatttttttgtgcTGGAATATTCTTGTGTATACAAAGCTAACCTTGGTATTGCTTGTTTCCATGTCTTTGTCGTATTCTAGATTATCAAACATTGATTGAGTTATTAgatgtttgtttgatttttctGTCATTGCAAATTGAATTTGTGGAGGATTTGAAGctggaaaaataaattcttccgAAGAGCCACAACCGAAAATCAACAGGTGCACCACAACGGCTTTTAATTGATATCTGACAATTAGTTACGTTACGTACCATGTAACGTGTAGGGTGTTGCTCTTTTTTCGGAAATTTTCGATTCGACCATTACAGGGTGATCAATagcaaaagtcaaaatattatagGGTAAtccaaagttaaaattatttgtcttaaaaaattcgtttaattttATACATAGGACAaatctaaaatttgttttctttaaaaatttccaatacaaaatttcgttttttccatacaaaatttcgttagcgaaatcttgaacaaaattaaatttgttttgtatttgctttTCTGATGATTTTTCTCGAATTTTTTTATTCGTATttttattaggggtattcacgatccgatgcaactggtctagtatcattgcaaaagtgtaaaatcttacaacactacaacaacaaaatatatggattgaaattttacaatggtcttgtacttttgctataccctaatcctattgcaaaataaaaatacaatggtgtaaaattatttttgacagatggcagctcaccgtcgcgtcgcccatgataaacagtttgtcttttttattctgtttataatggttgtcgctactcatgtcccgtaatttagtttcttttgatgtaaaataattagtgaaaattaattaacccgaacaaaacaaagaattaaattataaaaaatggaaaaaagaagaagcaacggtggagaaaaaaaaacatcattcatgcttcaatatttactatagataagaagaggggcgttcacgatctattgtaaaaaaataaaattttacatttttactaggcctgttgcaccagatcgtaaatacccctattatttttactttgctaaaatacccgatggtattttttcgtttacatcccgactaacaattttgcttctataaagctttacaggtgttaatgtagctcctgtaaagctgtatagaagggatattgtttgttgggatgtccgctgttgactttgtagacttcaaaatttttcgtttcgcttcagctgcgtactagtcTTTACTTGGAAATTAACATGAATGGTTTTTATAGAATGAAGAGTAGCTTAGAATAAGTACTCATAATAATTCAATTATTGAAATTCTCCCAAAACGGCTTATAACTACTTTCGACTGATAAAATCAGATAACATAgttcttctacaaaaaaaaaaccaatgcatttcttataagacagattttttttagattttgttccgaaaaaaaaatattttttaattcaccacagctgtaaaccaaaatgtaaaaaaatttatactcaccacaatttttttttctctcaaatcAATGTGCATTCTATTGTTTTTGAGGAAAAAACTAACAATTGTCATCTGTTCCCCACTgtaattttcttcaagaaacaaacaaataatgtttttcaccacttgttttttttttaatcaaaaggaACTGTATACTAGgtttaataatattaataataataaaaataaatgtattaaagagctatacaagctcttccgaagctatctgtcatatctcaaagcttcggtaaagcATCGTTTAAGCTTCTTATAGACCTTATAAGTACATTGTTATAAAGGGTCTAAcgtgtataacgttctcctttttgcATGCCCAACAACTTTACTAAAGTAAAAAAGAAGCTAAAATGTAATACCTTtaccgaagctgaaattttaGTTGCAGATTATTATTAGTTACAGCGGATTGTAGGATGCGTCGGACGAAACGGAGGagaacagcgctcgcaaccgcactcaacggatgaaaacttgtcaaaaattcaaagaaaacaacaacaaaaccgtGGATTTGACATTCCGACTGCTTCCTCCAATTATATTTCTGGCTTAACAACAATTCTGACACGCACAAGCCTTGTACGCTCCTGAAGCCTAGTACGATGCTGAAGCGAaccgaaattttccatacaaaattccgttaacgaaatcttgaacgaaattaattttgttttatttttgctttaaaacttattttctgatgttttttcttgaattttttgattagtatttttattatttttaccttgCTATAATAactgatggtattttttcgttaccatgtgcgctgttgactttggagacttcaatttttttcatttcacatcagcagcgtactaggtttGAAGTGAAACGAACATTTTTCTAGgtctccaaaaaaataaaaaaaaaaaccctaaataCTCCTCAATATCATCCCTGTAACACAAATTCACCACTTACGAAAACAACCACAaagcaaatgtcaaaaaatgtcATAAAATTTGACGTTCCCTCTCTTCCTCATATTTCAcatctatttattttttccgaTTACGCCATTTCAGGTGGGCCAAAGAAAAAATACTCGTCGGGTCAGGAAGACCAACAAGTGCTCCAACGGAACTCATAAGAACAAGTACGATTTCCAAgtcgtttataaaaaaaaaaaaataaaaaaatcccacAAGTgtgattatatttattttgtgtacaatcaaaaaataaaaacaaccacTGTGCaagtgttaacaaaaaaaaactcaaaaagtgtttattatatttttctcaagGTCTTTTGGATAAATTTTCATCATTAATTCCCAACAAACGAACACAAAAATGGTAGACCTTAACGAAGCCATGTCCTCGCCATTTATTCGAGTTAAGGTTCGTAATAATACAAACAGTCTTAGATCACacatcaacaataaaaaaaaaatgataataattaatTGATTCAACCTTAtggtgtgcttttttttttgctcgccaCCGTTTTTCAATTGCAGCTAATTGCCGTTGTGCATTTTGTATTCCTGTCAAATGCAATGCTCGGATCCTGGGGTCTTGGTGCCTATGTATTCTATAACTTGCTCTTTATGGCAGCATTATTTTGGACTCTGCATTCGAAAGAATCCATAGAAGCCATCGAAACGGTGAGTAATTTCGTTAACAGGTTGAGACCCACCCACGatttttgattgcaaaaaaTATAATCGGTATCTCCGTGCGATAAGAACGCAATGGGCGTTGAATTTAATCAGCAAATGTGGATCTTCTTGAGTAAATATAGTCCAGACAAAATAGACATAAAAAAGTACAAacccagaaataattcgcatagagctgaaaattggtacagagcatTGAAATGTCGATTAAAGTATAATGTCAAAAGTCCCCAAAAATAAAAGGTTATTGAAGGTTAAATGTCGAAAATGCTGGTTCTTTATATAATATAACTTTGAAACGGGgaagctataaaaaaaagtatatggctGATTTGTAGGTCACACACGATTTTTTCCGTGTAGTCCTCTTTTTGAAAACTAATCAGCCTTATCACAAATTCCATCGTAGGGGAATATATCCTACGTTTCCCGAtaaaactatctcaaaatccACTGTAGTAAATTCGgaatggaaaaacttttacgATTCGAATAGAATAAAACCCTTTTTCTCTACGATAAAACAGTTTTAATGTAAAATGAAAGTTATTTACATTTGTGTGAAGTAATTTACAAATCTTGtggttaaaaattatattttgttttattttaaagttca
This DNA window, taken from Episyrphus balteatus chromosome 2, idEpiBalt1.1, whole genome shotgun sequence, encodes the following:
- the LOC129912673 gene encoding uncharacterized protein LOC129912673 encodes the protein MTEKSNKHLITQSMFDNLEYDKDMETSNTKLTAMTTNVTSPLAMLIFHTSDIDAATYHLAKSLDSMNSNSIRCVFVQESCAERFSAKLKSKLKSYTKEELQSLQLIESIEKANEIVSRLNAKTILPETLSEYVFPLVWDFPQEHFQIDGKPLPVVSLFTFRTTKEAIGMVKKESICKGATIWCENQAMSYEVIAETPLKDYYLNCFNVDWAPIQQYITKEQPFAVVEKSYHYETLQVAGKMKNIVFPYGTSFAN